In the genome of Dermacentor andersoni chromosome 3, qqDerAnde1_hic_scaffold, whole genome shotgun sequence, one region contains:
- the LOC126543874 gene encoding neprilysin-like has product MEDADELALNVRPSCLDRRCSQPFIADRAVHYVCACNYAAYSTLVVVLAFLVMGLVGYLVVVQGRGGVDYAHRRFNFTDESPDGFEGQDFSPTAQADGTMDSSESRVNNACQTSRRTTHEVFSPKCQVVHERDLCGSRECNHEAVRIVGSLNASVDPCDDFYAYVCSVWMDKHRPTKGQDRRSVDDDLLDSYSRFLVSVLGHSNAEIPSVKTLFDACVEPPASLFSDVVTTFFYMVGLQHWPYSHSDRVMAVDVASKVGTLHRLLGLDSLFHLSVVEDPEDKYTFMSIGEPELVSGFVEGSSVGEFAFLAKAHETLMSYLGRPLSTNVAVVETDLARRMAPRKTPGCYELLSQCTTVRLDQLPESRVVHWKLLAEEAFGDRIAAVNSFVKMPNDEYLLSFGSDVQQTLQKPDILNYLAFTTHRQQHRAPPPLLPEHYCVRFLDRFEAPLVMALAYDQSVARISWDAVRELVLGHLNATLARHLRYDFSRWFTREFADHVSQQLTRVSWEPLVPKRFFDKEYRSKYLSGLYKEDSGSQQLPSFFYFWLQRAVKRARGTLETSEEDLRPGWKKGFLSTWPHLGAPFRNLEIPLPVFDFGMPLDRKLRKFHIPRVGTRVYWSLLKYIYFLAYGFYLNTTLSDPVSVFENLRGCLQKDYARMSASAGRSPLHTQLLFEKTSTADMLDVLAVGLAYQSFEEYMLKELSNFRFTEARQFSPEQLFFIYYGISHCENANPLFESWQQANDVSSAWARVNGPLRHVPEFAAAFRCSLGSFMNPHDKCRLDEISATVRQP; this is encoded by the exons ATGGAGGACGCCGACGAGCTGGCGCTGAACGTGCGGCCTTCCTGCTTGGACCGCCGCTGCTCGCAACCTTTCATCGCCGACCGCGCCGTCCACTACGTGTGCGCCTGCAACTACGCCGCCTACAGCACGCTGGTCGTCGTCCTCGCCTTCCTGGTGATGGGCCTCGTCGGCTATCTGGTCGTCGTGCAGGGCCGAGGCGGCGTCGACTACGCGCACCGGCGATTCAACTTCACCGACGAATCGCCCGACGGATTCGAGGGTCAGGATTTCTCTCCCACCGCTCAAGCAGACGGAACAATG GACTCTTCGGAGAGCCGTGTGAATAACGCCTGCCAAACCAGCCGGCGCACCACTCATGAAGTTTTCTCTCCGAAATGCCAGGTCGTCCACGAGAGGGATCTGTGCGGCTCGCGCGAGTGCAACCACGAAGCGGTGCGCATAGTCGGCTCGCTCAACGCGTCCGTGGACCCATGCGACGACTTCTACGCCTACGTGTGTTCTGTCTGGATGGACAAGCACCGTCCCACGAAAGGCCAGGACAGGCGTTCCGTCGACGACGACCTCTTGGACAGCTACTCTCGCTTCCTGGTCAGCGTGCTGGGTCACAGCAACGCCGAGATACCCTCGGTTAAGACCCTCTTCGACGCGTGCGTCGAACCGCCCGCCTCCCTGTTCAGCGACGTCGTCACCACCTTCTTCTACATGGTGGGTCTACAGCACTGGCCTTACTCGCATTCGGACAGGGTTATGGCCGTGGACGTCGCCTCCAAGGTCGGCACTCTTCACCGTCTCTTGGGGCTGGACAGCCTATTTCACCTCTCCGTCGTCGAGGATCCCGAAGACAAATACACGTTCATGTCCATCGGCGAGCCCGAGCTGGTGTCCGGATTCGTCGAAGGATCCTCCGTCGGAGAGTTCGCCTTCTTGGCCAAGGCTCACGAAACACTCATGTCGTACCTGGGCAGGCCCTTGTCGACCAACGTTGCGGTGGTGGAGACGGACCTGGCGCGACGCATGGCCCCACGAAAGACTCCGGGTTGCTACGAGCTGCTCAGCCAGTGCACTACCGTGCGCCTAGACCAGCTGCCGGAGTCTCGCGTAGTCCACTGGAAGCTGCTAGCGGAGGAAGCGTTCGGCGACCGCATCGCGGCTGTGAACAGTTTCGTCAAGATGCCTAACGACGAATATCTGCTGAGCTTCGGCAGCGACGTGCAGCAGACCCTGCAGAAGCCGGACATTCTCAACTACCTGGCGTTCACCACTCATCGCCAACAACACCGTGCGCCACCG CCTCTGCTACCGGAGCACTACTGCGTGCGGTTCTTGGACCGCTTCGAGGCGCCCCTCGTCATGGCGTTGGCATACGACCAGTCCGTCGCCCGAATCTCGTGGGACGCTGTCCGGGAGCTTGTTTTGGGTCACCTCAATGCCACGCTAGCAAGACACCTCAGGTACGACTTCTCCCGTTGGTTCACGCGCGAGTTCGCCGATCACGTGTCCCAACAGTTGACGCGCGTCTCGTGGGAGCCCCTGGTGCCTAAGCGGTTCTTCGACAAGGAGTACCGCAGCAAGTACCTGAGCGGGCTCTATAAGGAGGACTCCGGCAGCCAGCAGCTGCCTTCCTTCTTCTACTTCTGGCTCCAGCGAGCCGTCAAGAGGGCGCGCGGCACCCTGGAAACGTCCGAAGAGGACCTCAGGCCCGGCTGGAAAAAGGGCTTCCTTAGCACGTGGCCGCACCTCGGCGCTCCCTTTAGAAACCTGGAGATCCCGCTGCCGGTATTCGACTTCGGCATGCCCCTCGACCGCAAGCTGCGCAAGTTTCACATCCCTCGAGTCGGTACGCGAGTCTACTGGAGCCTCTTAAAATACATCTACTTCCTGGCGTACGGTTTCTACCTGAACACCACGTTGTCCGACCCGGTCTCCGTGTTCGAGAACCTGCGCGGGTGCCTCCAGAAGGACTACGCCCGGATGAGCGCTTCTGCGGGCCGGTCTCCGCTGCACACGCAGCTCCTCTTCGAGAAGACTTCGACCGCGGACATGCTGGACGTGTTGGCAGTGGGCCTGGCCTACCAGTCCTTCGAGGAGTACATGCTCAAGGAGCTCTCCAACTTCCGCTTCACGGAGGCGCGCCAGTTCTCGCCGGAACAGCTGTTTTTCATCTACTACGGCATAAGCCACTGCGAGAACGCGAACCCGCTCTTCGAGAGCTGGCAGCAGGCGAACGACGTCAGCTCGGCGTGGGCCCGCGTCAACGGACCCCTGAGACACGTGCCCGAATTCGCGGCGGCCTTCCGCTGCTCTCTGGGTTCGTTCATGAACCCGCACGACAAGTGCAGGCTAGATGAGATCAGCGCCACTGTGCGCCAGCCTTAG